From one Bernardetia sp. genomic stretch:
- a CDS encoding M1 family aminopeptidase: MLLEVIRFELKYRLKRPATYIYFGVLFLLTLLAMTSDFVQIGGAAGQVKINAPVTLARMILIITAFFSMIISAIMGVGVLRDFEHKTHSMLFTTPISKKDYLFGRFIGSFIVLVFVFSGAFFGMTLGYMKAFTEAGAERFLDFNFWHYLQPFLLFGVSNLFIIGTLMFAGGALSRKMLVVYTQGVLLLVLYIAALQLSDAPEYKDIVAWLDPFGLSAFGRDIEYWSIAQQNSQTVPLAGFVLYNRLLWLGITFIGLFVLYKGFAFRVVRQSFRKPKAEKKVAATPIALVDLPKVNLNLGFGATLQHLLKLTVFYFKTLFKEVPFLAIIIAGMLMTLSVSLDMNRLYGANSFPTTYSVAEMITGQFFLFFFIIVIFYTGELVWRERQYKMDLIIDALPTKTWIGIVSKFFALILSYSVLLVALVFTGVLIQTFKGYYNYEIPLYFKMFFGGLLPTLIIYTLLGLFIQVMVNNKFIGFATMIVIFIADTLLQYFDVEHPLFHFGDGISLGTYSDMNTFGHYVNPFSWMSAYWIMFSVVLLFLAIYFSVRGTENNIQTRYNIGKLRANTTWTVGFVIAITAVVFLGSFAFYNTNILNEYKNSHDQELQQVAYEQSLKQFKDVELPKITAANLKVDIYPKERDITVEGYFTLKNKTDKPIKDIHIQKGDRGSIRTEYLKFSKEVGLKDKFEEFNYEIYTLAKPLQPNETINLNFKMVLETKGFVTRGSNTQVVENGTFINNTSFPSLGYNEGYEISDDDKRKEHKLPEKERMPAREEEKFHSHNLFGNDADMIDFEIVMSTSPDQIAIAPGYLQKEWTENDRHYFHYKMDAPMANFYAMLSGRYEVMRDKWLSKADSTGKQKEVALEIYYHQDHTANLDRMMNGMKDALSYFSENFGEYQHRQLRIIEFPRYQTFAQSFANTVPYSEAIGFMLKMEKDDVDMNYYVTAHETAHQWWGHQVTEAPVQGSTMLSETLSQYSALMVMKNKYPKELVQKFLKYELDRYLRGRNRERKKELPLDLVEGQQYIHYRKGSLIMYALQDYIGEDKINLALRNYLNKWKFSEGDYPTTTDLTNEIKAVTPDSLQYLITDLVETITFYENKTEKATYKELENDMYEVTLELSSNKTVADSLGTETELPLTEWVDIGVYGEKPEEADADGYSFAPLLYLEKHQITKEKTTITVKVKGKPAKAGIDPLNKLIDRHPDDNVVKVEKE; this comes from the coding sequence ATGTTACTAGAAGTTATCCGTTTCGAACTCAAATATAGGCTCAAACGTCCTGCTACCTATATTTATTTTGGTGTTTTATTTCTCCTTACCCTCCTTGCCATGACGAGCGATTTTGTTCAGATTGGAGGTGCAGCAGGGCAAGTAAAAATCAATGCTCCTGTTACACTTGCTAGAATGATTCTTATCATTACAGCATTTTTTAGTATGATTATTTCAGCTATTATGGGCGTAGGAGTGCTTCGTGATTTTGAACATAAAACCCATTCTATGCTTTTTACTACGCCTATTTCTAAGAAAGATTACTTGTTTGGGCGTTTTATTGGTTCATTTATCGTTCTAGTATTTGTTTTTAGTGGAGCATTTTTTGGAATGACATTAGGCTACATGAAAGCCTTTACAGAAGCTGGCGCAGAGAGGTTTTTAGACTTTAATTTTTGGCATTATTTACAGCCATTCTTACTATTTGGAGTAAGTAATCTTTTCATTATCGGTACGCTAATGTTTGCAGGAGGTGCATTAAGTAGAAAAATGCTTGTTGTTTATACGCAAGGAGTTCTACTTTTGGTTTTGTATATTGCTGCCTTACAGCTTTCTGATGCTCCAGAGTATAAAGATATTGTAGCTTGGCTAGACCCATTCGGTCTTTCGGCATTTGGGAGAGATATAGAATATTGGTCTATTGCTCAACAAAACTCACAGACTGTTCCACTTGCAGGTTTTGTATTGTATAATCGCTTGCTTTGGCTTGGAATTACATTCATAGGACTTTTTGTTCTCTACAAAGGATTTGCTTTCCGTGTCGTTCGTCAGAGTTTCCGTAAGCCAAAAGCAGAGAAAAAAGTAGCTGCCACTCCGATTGCACTTGTAGATTTGCCAAAAGTTAATCTAAATCTTGGTTTTGGTGCAACGCTTCAACACCTTTTAAAACTGACCGTTTTTTACTTCAAGACGCTTTTTAAAGAAGTTCCTTTTCTTGCCATTATCATTGCTGGAATGCTCATGACTCTTTCTGTTTCTTTGGATATGAATAGACTCTATGGTGCAAATTCTTTTCCAACTACTTATTCAGTAGCAGAAATGATTACAGGGCAGTTTTTCTTATTCTTCTTTATTATTGTAATTTTCTACACAGGTGAGCTGGTGTGGCGTGAGCGTCAGTATAAAATGGATTTGATTATTGATGCACTTCCTACAAAGACGTGGATAGGTATTGTAAGTAAATTCTTTGCCTTGATTCTTTCTTATTCTGTTTTGCTTGTGGCTTTGGTCTTTACAGGTGTTTTGATACAGACTTTTAAAGGCTACTACAACTATGAAATTCCACTTTATTTCAAAATGTTTTTTGGAGGTCTTTTGCCTACACTTATTATCTACACGCTTTTAGGTCTTTTTATTCAAGTAATGGTCAATAATAAATTTATTGGTTTTGCTACAATGATTGTTATTTTTATTGCTGATACGCTGCTTCAATATTTTGATGTAGAGCATCCACTTTTTCACTTCGGAGACGGAATCAGTCTTGGAACATACTCAGATATGAATACTTTTGGACACTATGTAAATCCGTTTTCTTGGATGAGTGCGTATTGGATTATGTTCTCAGTGGTGCTTTTGTTTTTAGCAATTTATTTCTCTGTTAGAGGAACAGAAAACAACATTCAAACTCGCTACAATATTGGAAAGTTGAGAGCAAATACTACTTGGACGGTGGGCTTTGTAATTGCTATTACGGCAGTTGTCTTTTTAGGTTCTTTTGCATTTTATAATACAAATATTCTAAACGAATATAAAAACTCTCACGACCAAGAACTTCAACAGGTAGCGTATGAACAAAGTCTAAAGCAATTTAAAGATGTAGAGTTACCAAAAATTACGGCTGCTAATCTCAAAGTTGATATTTATCCCAAGGAAAGAGATATTACCGTAGAAGGTTATTTTACACTCAAAAACAAAACAGACAAGCCTATCAAAGATATTCATATCCAAAAAGGAGATAGAGGAAGTATCAGAACAGAATACTTGAAATTTTCAAAAGAAGTAGGCTTGAAGGACAAGTTTGAGGAATTTAACTATGAAATCTACACACTTGCTAAACCGTTGCAACCGAATGAAACTATAAATCTAAATTTCAAAATGGTTTTGGAAACAAAAGGTTTTGTAACTCGTGGTAGCAATACACAAGTTGTAGAAAATGGAACATTTATCAATAATACATCTTTTCCGTCTTTAGGCTATAATGAAGGGTATGAAATTTCAGATGATGACAAGCGTAAAGAACATAAATTACCAGAAAAAGAACGTATGCCAGCTCGTGAGGAAGAAAAATTCCATTCGCACAACCTTTTTGGAAATGATGCTGACATGATAGATTTTGAAATCGTGATGAGTACGTCGCCAGACCAAATTGCCATTGCCCCTGGATATTTGCAAAAAGAGTGGACAGAAAATGACAGACATTATTTCCATTACAAAATGGATGCTCCGATGGCAAATTTCTATGCCATGCTTTCTGGAAGATATGAAGTAATGAGAGACAAATGGCTTTCTAAGGCTGATTCTACTGGGAAACAGAAAGAGGTTGCTCTTGAGATTTATTATCACCAAGACCATACAGCCAACTTAGATAGAATGATGAACGGAATGAAAGATGCTCTATCTTATTTTTCTGAAAACTTTGGAGAATATCAGCATCGTCAACTTCGTATTATTGAGTTTCCTCGTTACCAAACGTTTGCACAATCATTTGCCAACACTGTCCCATATTCAGAAGCCATTGGTTTTATGCTAAAGATGGAAAAAGATGATGTGGATATGAACTATTACGTTACGGCACACGAAACGGCACACCAGTGGTGGGGACACCAAGTGACAGAAGCTCCAGTGCAGGGAAGTACGATGCTTTCAGAAACGCTTTCTCAGTATTCTGCTCTTATGGTAATGAAAAATAAATATCCAAAAGAGCTAGTTCAGAAATTTTTGAAATATGAATTAGACAGATATTTGAGAGGACGAAACAGAGAACGTAAAAAAGAATTGCCTCTTGACCTTGTAGAAGGGCAACAGTATATTCATTATCGTAAAGGTTCTTTGATTATGTATGCTTTGCAAGACTATATTGGAGAAGACAAAATCAATTTGGCTCTTAGAAATTATCTCAACAAATGGAAATTCTCTGAAGGAGATTATCCAACAACAACAGATTTGACAAATGAGATAAAAGCTGTTACACCAGATTCTTTGCAATATTTGATTACAGATTTGGTAGAAACTATCACTTTCTATGAAAATAAAACTGAAAAAGCCACTTATAAAGAACTTGAAAACGATATGTATGAAGTTACTTTAGAGCTTTCTAGTAATAAAACAGTCGCAGATTCATTAGGAACAGAAACAGAATTACCTTTAACAGAATGGGTGGATATTGGAGTATATGGAGAAAAACCAGAAGAAGCCGATGCAGATGGCTACTCATTTGCACCTCTTTTGTATCTTGAAAAACATCAGATTACAAAGGAAAAAACTACCATTACAGTAAAAGTTAAAGGCAAACCTGCAAAAGCTGGCATTGACCCCCTCAACAAACTCATTGACCGTCATCCAGATGATAATGTCGTGAAGGTAGAGAAAGAGTAG
- a CDS encoding ABC transporter ATP-binding protein has product MQLVIENLNKTYANGVQALTNVSLTINKGMFGLLGPNGAGKSSLMRTIATLQEADTGTITFQNGKNTINVLEEKDKVRSIVGYLPQEFGVYPKVSAEVLLDHLAVLKGITNRTERKEVVHALLHKTNLYDKRKKNLGGYSGGMKQRFGIAQALLANPELIIVDEPTAGLDPAERNRFHNLLSELGENTIVILSTHIVEDVKELCTDMAIINKGEVLLQIHPLEAIKQLENKVWRKRIERNEVEAYKKRMNVISDRMSAGKPVIHVFSESQPEEGFETVEADLEDVYFKSVSSHQLSVSQ; this is encoded by the coding sequence ATGCAACTTGTCATTGAAAATCTTAATAAAACGTATGCTAATGGCGTACAGGCTCTCACAAATGTATCACTTACTATAAACAAAGGAATGTTTGGACTTCTTGGACCAAATGGAGCAGGAAAATCTTCTCTTATGCGAACTATCGCCACACTTCAAGAAGCTGATACAGGAACAATTACTTTCCAAAATGGAAAAAACACTATCAATGTTTTAGAAGAAAAAGATAAAGTTCGCTCCATAGTGGGATATTTACCACAAGAATTTGGTGTTTATCCGAAAGTAAGTGCAGAGGTTTTGTTAGACCACTTGGCAGTTTTGAAGGGAATCACCAATAGAACAGAAAGAAAGGAGGTTGTACATGCCCTGCTTCACAAAACCAACCTTTACGACAAGCGCAAGAAAAATTTGGGAGGATACAGTGGAGGAATGAAACAACGTTTCGGAATCGCACAAGCACTTCTTGCCAACCCAGAGCTTATCATAGTAGATGAACCCACAGCAGGACTAGACCCAGCCGAACGCAATCGTTTTCATAATCTTTTGAGCGAATTGGGAGAAAATACGATTGTTATTCTCTCTACACACATTGTAGAAGATGTAAAAGAACTTTGTACGGATATGGCAATTATCAATAAAGGTGAAGTATTACTACAAATTCATCCATTGGAAGCGATAAAACAGTTAGAAAATAAAGTGTGGAGAAAGCGAATTGAGAGAAATGAAGTGGAAGCCTATAAAAAACGAATGAATGTAATTTCAGACAGGATGAGTGCAGGAAAACCAGTAATCCACGTCTTTTCAGAATCACAACCAGAAGAAGGCTTCGAAACCGTAGAGGCAGATTTGGAAGATGTATATTTTAAATCAGTTAGCAGTCATCAGTTATCAGTAAGTCAGTAA
- a CDS encoding RNA 2'-phosphotransferase: MNAAKAKKRSKFLSLLLRHRPELLDLKLEDGGWTDTQALIEKINNYKKGDILTFQELEYIVSTNDKQRFAFNTDKTKIRANQGHSTNVEMNYISTTPPPVLYHGTATKNIDSILKNGILKGNRQYVHLSADTETAEKVGARHGKPFIFKIETFKMQQAGVKFYQAENGVWLTDYVSSEFLKK; this comes from the coding sequence ATGAATGCAGCTAAAGCCAAAAAACGAAGTAAATTCTTGTCGCTTCTTCTCCGACATCGTCCAGAGCTATTAGATTTGAAGTTAGAAGATGGAGGTTGGACAGATACACAAGCTCTTATAGAAAAAATCAATAATTATAAAAAAGGAGATATTCTTACTTTTCAAGAATTAGAATATATAGTATCAACCAACGACAAACAAAGGTTTGCCTTCAACACAGACAAAACAAAAATACGAGCCAACCAAGGACACTCTACAAATGTAGAAATGAACTACATATCCACAACTCCTCCCCCAGTATTATACCATGGAACAGCCACAAAAAATATAGATTCTATCTTGAAAAATGGAATTTTGAAAGGCAATAGGCAATATGTTCATCTTTCAGCCGATACAGAAACAGCCGAAAAAGTGGGTGCAAGACATGGAAAACCGTTTATTTTCAAAATTGAAACATTTAAAATGCAACAAGCAGGAGTAAAGTTTTATCAAGCTGAAAATGGTGTTTGGCTTACAGACTATGTTTCCAGCGAATTTTTAAAAAAATAA
- a CDS encoding serine hydrolase domain-containing protein yields MDNIKFIFFILIYLFPNLIAAQNKKNIKAEINKLYEVNENEAGFSIAVFKGDSIILERQYGNANLDYDIPITEKTVFDIGSIAKQFTAAAILLLEEEKKLSIKDPVYKHIDNFPRYKKGDPTIEHLLNQTSGIKEIDPYLGVIDITFRDLITQSQLLNIATKIDELYFTPGEYFYYSNINYILLASIIEKISGKSYSEYLQEAIFNPLEMKNTVVNTSTYNTIKNRAIGYTEDEGEFYKTHQYSLFYVGDGQILTTPRDIFKWHQNLRKSIIGTPSLWKKMHTKAKLNDGTAINYGLGVEFETHNSWEANGFDGMITSGFVSKYLYFPALDIAFFTTQNTFDWDFRERFFQFVDLYVPSKKTEIQLSKYYKKIKLSKDELKKYEGNYLFYYNDEDRKANAVKLMDDKLKVLTLDGDEIAPLIPVGNHKFLFGEDGDAILEFDLDNNLYTYDDFENEKPWVFNKFQPYEHSSEELKEFEGEYFSSKFQISKKIVFEDKKLLFYYRNGAWKEELGSLTKDVLEISISPIEFVRNSESEIIGFTLMDIFFKKI; encoded by the coding sequence ATGGACAACATCAAATTCATATTTTTTATTCTCATTTATCTATTCCCTAATCTTATAGCAGCCCAAAACAAAAAAAATATAAAAGCTGAAATAAATAAATTATATGAAGTAAATGAAAATGAAGCTGGTTTTTCGATAGCTGTTTTTAAAGGAGATAGCATTATTTTAGAAAGGCAGTATGGAAATGCAAACCTTGATTATGATATTCCCATTACGGAAAAAACTGTTTTTGATATTGGTTCTATTGCCAAACAGTTTACGGCAGCAGCTATTTTGCTTTTAGAAGAAGAAAAAAAGCTATCCATCAAAGACCCAGTTTACAAACACATAGATAACTTTCCTAGATACAAAAAAGGAGACCCTACTATCGAACATTTGCTGAATCAGACGAGTGGAATCAAAGAAATTGACCCTTATTTGGGAGTAATTGATATTACTTTTAGAGATTTGATAACACAATCTCAACTTCTAAATATTGCTACGAAAATTGATGAGCTTTATTTTACTCCTGGAGAATATTTTTACTACTCTAATATCAACTACATTTTACTTGCTTCTATCATAGAGAAAATATCTGGAAAATCATATAGTGAATATTTGCAAGAAGCTATTTTTAACCCTCTTGAAATGAAAAATACGGTTGTGAATACTTCAACATACAATACGATAAAAAACAGAGCCATCGGATATACAGAAGATGAAGGAGAATTTTACAAAACACATCAGTACTCTTTGTTTTATGTAGGTGATGGGCAAATACTTACTACACCGAGAGATATATTTAAATGGCATCAAAATCTAAGAAAATCAATTATCGGTACGCCTTCATTATGGAAAAAAATGCATACTAAAGCAAAGCTCAACGATGGGACAGCCATTAATTACGGATTAGGGGTTGAATTTGAAACGCATAACAGTTGGGAAGCTAATGGCTTCGATGGAATGATTACGAGTGGCTTTGTTTCTAAGTACCTTTATTTTCCAGCACTAGATATTGCCTTTTTTACTACCCAAAATACATTTGATTGGGACTTTAGAGAGCGTTTTTTTCAGTTTGTAGATTTATATGTTCCTAGTAAAAAAACTGAAATTCAACTATCAAAATATTATAAGAAGATAAAACTTAGCAAAGACGAACTAAAGAAGTATGAAGGAAACTACTTGTTTTACTACAACGACGAAGACAGAAAAGCAAATGCTGTAAAGTTGATGGATGATAAGTTGAAAGTTTTGACACTAGATGGAGATGAAATTGCACCACTCATTCCTGTAGGAAATCATAAATTTTTATTTGGAGAAGATGGAGATGCTATCCTTGAATTTGACTTAGATAATAATCTATATACGTATGATGATTTTGAAAATGAAAAGCCTTGGGTGTTTAATAAATTTCAACCTTATGAGCATTCATCAGAAGAACTAAAAGAATTTGAAGGAGAGTATTTTAGTAGTAAATTTCAAATCAGTAAAAAAATAGTATTTGAAGATAAAAAACTACTGTTTTACTACAGAAATGGAGCTTGGAAAGAAGAACTAGGTTCACTCACAAAAGATGTATTAGAAATCTCTATTAGTCCGATTGAGTTTGTTAGAAATAGTGAAAGTGAAATTATTGGTTTCACTCTTATGGATATTTTCTTCAAAAAAATATAG
- the murA gene encoding UDP-N-acetylglucosamine 1-carboxyvinyltransferase yields MSKLKESVTFEVEGGAKLRGEITPQGAKNEALQILCAVLLTAEPVIVNNIPLIRDVLKLIDLLGHLGVKTEKLSDHSYKFEAKDVDLDFLYSPDFIKQGGALRGSVMIMGPLLARFGKCRLGQPGGDKIGRRRLDTHFRGFEELGARFNYDSDNKYYNVDATNLKGKYILLEEASVTGTANIVMAAVLAQGTTTLYNAACEPYIQQLCEMLCRMGAKIEGIGSNLLTIEGVEKLGGTEHTMLPDMIEIGSFIGLAAMTASEIRIKNARIDKLGCIPNTFKKLGIQMVFEDDDIIIPAQEHYHVDSFIDGSILTIADAPWPGFTPDLISIVLVVATQAHGTLMIHQKMFESRLFFVDKLIDMGAKIILCDPHRATVLGLGRQQDLRGIPMTSPDIRAGVSLLLAALSAQGKSVIHSAEQIDRGYQFIDKRLNALGAKIKRIEE; encoded by the coding sequence ATGTCAAAATTGAAAGAATCAGTAACCTTTGAAGTAGAAGGTGGAGCAAAATTGAGAGGTGAAATTACGCCACAAGGAGCAAAAAACGAAGCACTACAAATTCTTTGTGCTGTTTTGCTGACAGCAGAACCTGTTATAGTAAACAATATTCCTCTTATTCGTGATGTCCTCAAACTGATTGACCTTTTAGGACATTTGGGAGTGAAAACAGAAAAACTAAGCGACCACTCTTATAAATTTGAGGCTAAAGATGTAGATTTAGATTTTTTGTATAGTCCAGATTTTATCAAGCAAGGTGGTGCATTGCGTGGTTCGGTTATGATTATGGGACCTTTGCTGGCTCGTTTTGGAAAGTGTCGCTTAGGACAACCAGGAGGAGACAAAATTGGTAGAAGAAGATTAGACACACATTTTAGAGGATTTGAAGAACTTGGCGCACGTTTTAATTATGACTCTGATAATAAATATTACAACGTTGATGCAACAAATCTAAAAGGAAAGTATATCTTATTAGAGGAAGCCTCTGTAACAGGAACAGCCAATATTGTGATGGCAGCCGTGCTTGCTCAAGGAACAACAACGCTTTACAATGCAGCTTGTGAACCTTATATTCAGCAGCTGTGTGAGATGCTTTGCCGAATGGGAGCAAAAATAGAAGGAATAGGTTCAAACCTACTGACCATTGAGGGAGTAGAAAAACTAGGAGGGACAGAACACACAATGCTTCCAGATATGATAGAGATTGGAAGTTTTATCGGTTTGGCAGCGATGACAGCTTCTGAAATTCGTATTAAAAATGCTCGTATAGATAAGCTAGGATGTATTCCAAATACCTTTAAAAAATTAGGTATTCAGATGGTCTTCGAAGACGATGATATTATTATTCCTGCACAAGAGCATTATCATGTAGATTCTTTCATCGATGGTTCTATCTTGACAATAGCTGATGCACCTTGGCCAGGCTTTACACCAGATTTGATTTCGATTGTATTAGTAGTAGCAACGCAAGCACACGGAACACTCATGATTCACCAAAAAATGTTTGAAAGTCGTTTGTTTTTTGTAGATAAACTAATTGATATGGGCGCAAAAATTATTTTGTGCGACCCACATCGTGCTACTGTTTTAGGATTGGGAAGGCAGCAAGATTTGAGGGGAATTCCGATGACTTCTCCAGATATTCGTGCAGGTGTTTCGCTTTTATTAGCAGCACTTTCGGCACAAGGAAAAAGTGTTATCCACAGCGCAGAACAAATTGATAGAGGCTATCAGTTTATTGATAAACGTCTGAATGCTCTGGGTGCAAAAATTAAGCGTATTGAGGAATGA